taattaatGGTGAAATTAATGGCATTTCACTCGCGCGATATCGTTTTTCTCGTTCTACAGCGAACCAACTAGGAATGTTCGGCGCGCGTTCCATTCTTGGTACACATTATTATTATCTGAATGATGTTTTGCATTGCAACGTTACCATAGAAATTAAGATAAATATGATCGAGATCAATCGTTTATACAATATACTTCTTTTTCATTTGTACGCCCTTATTCATGTCACTGAATTTGCTTTTCATTTTTCAGAGTCGAACAGTTAGATCAGACAGGGATACAGAACTGAAGTTTTCAAAACGCTCGCTGTGGACCAAGAACTCATACAAGCGTCTACTATAATTTTCACCATAAACATGTGTACAAAGTGTTCCACTATCCAGCATCAAAACtattgatattttctttttcctttttatacGTAAAATCATGTTTTCTGTTTTTGAAAAAGAATCTGATTAAACTTTTCTTTAAAAGTTACTAAAGAGAGGAAAGAAATGTATTAACAATGTATTGTAAATTGTATGTACAATCATTACTATATCAGTAATGTAAAagatcaaattgaaaaatagaatgttTTGAACAATTGTTAGAACAATACCTTACATCTATTCTTATTGGGAGGcattgtaaaaaaaaattcctagattctttaTTAGAAACAGAAACAATTCAttccatttttcttttcataAAAATCAGTAGTTCAGATATTTCAAAGGATGCTTACCGTGGGACACTCTGTACGTgtatttatagtaattaattggttatttttaattcattgcACTCTAAGCATATCTCGCTGGCACAAGTTTGTATCAATTGTATCTACATTGGTGCTTGAACGCTGTTTAGAACAGTTAGAgtgtgcaaagggttaataataagGAACGATGTTACCGAATAActtcttaagttttcaaatacaacattgaaataattcaaatatctAGTATTTACTCTGCTGAATGTATTCGGTCCACAGCGTCCATACATTACGAATTTCAATGTTCCTATTATAGAAATCTCCATGTGAAAAATGTTTTTTGTCAAATAGATATCCCATCCTCCGTTTAGAATTCTTTTATGGTTTATAACGGTGATGGTCGGGGCCTGATAGTGTTCACAAGGCACTGGTGCAATGATGGGTtttaaagatttcaaattttcaaatgtatatattttttagctctacaatttaaggatttggaaatttaatttggacaatttgaaaatttgtaaactgacTACTCATCAGTTGACCATCATTGGTATATGATACTTGGTAGAACCATTCGTGTAAACGTTATGATCTCGATCATTGTATtagtttgatatttttgaagCTCTCGAAACTTTTGTATGTTAGAATACAAGTGTAAATGCAGAACTTCATTTGAAAGTTGATGGAATCTACAATGACTTGTACTTAGAACAGCGTAATCTTGAATTGTGCGACGAACCCGCGTAAGCGCAGCTCACTTCGAATCCTGGTGGCATATCAACGTCAGATTATACGAAGAGACCGATATCAAGTCGCTTACCTATGCGTGTGGCCCGTAGATGCGACTACTGGTGAATAATGCAAGCTTCGATATGCGGATAACGTGCTACAAATTGCGTTTGCGCTCAAAGCTGGCGGTGCTTTGAATTTATACAGAAGGTATGTTTAACGCGTGCGCCCTTTACTCTTTGCTCATTaaagcaaaattataaatagaaaCATATAAAGATAATAAATAACAGAATGCGCTCTCTTATGCGCATTGTGTCTATTATCAGTCATTGCGAACGATGAAAATGcacggaactacgaaaaaaaaagaaaagaatgttaCTACAATCGTCGATTGTGAAAATACCGTTGCGAACGTGCTGCGATGGCGAATATTTTCGACATTTAACACGCGTTAATTCTAATTCCATCTCCTAATGACCAATCTTACTTTTATTTGTCAAAACTGTTTGGAGGCGCAATGATAATATTAACTAAactgcaattattttatttcattaaattagTCTTGTTACTTCTTACAATACactgtattttaaaattactttaagtatatttaaattaatcaattGTTATCTTTGTAGATGAACAATTAGTGCTGTGATATTGCTTTTATATACTTCAGTagttaataattatacaattaggAACTAAGGAAAAGATATATTACATTCAGTTACATGCGCTAATACTAGACATTAAACGATACAAATTGACATTTGCGACAGAATGCAACGGAGATGGAATTAGGAGTAAATTAATGCGAATACAGTTTTTTATGTGAATGTCAAAgcataaaatttttctttagttTAAGATTTCACAAGAAATGCTCGTATCTGTTGCGGGCTTTGAAAATGCGCTATGCACCAAATAATACCATGTTTTTGATAGATTACAAGCGGGATGACGACACAGTGAGGACAATGAGATGAACTCAGATTGGAAGTGTGGGTCCTAATAATACCATGGAGTCTCTCACTCTATACTCAGGTCCGTGGATTTATTCCATCAGCAGGAATGTTTGCGACGACGTTAGAAAGAAGAGAAATGCGGATAAGGAAGAGAAAAGAGGGTTTCTTTTTTGTTCACGTGTATTGGAAAtgtaagacacaccgataattATTTCCTTAAATATTTCATACGCAAGTGTAAGCGATCAGTATTATTTCATTGTTAACACTCAGGTAATGGTGACTCAAATTCTActggtttttattaaaaattgtttctatTGCTtcattaaaagaaataaaagggGAGAAAGTATTTTTATAGAATGTGAAGTGTAAGAATTtatcattaataaaaaatgtgtgtCATACATGTTGTATCAGATAAACAGTccataaataatatgtaaaagtCACTAATAGAAATTAACTTCTAATGGAGATCTCAAACCAATGTGCATTGTCAATATTTCAGAATCttcaataaatattgttaaccCTGAAACATTGATGGTATATATTGGTCATTTGAagtctaattaaaaatattcgtatTAGGTACTTAAAGTTATGGATAATAGATTTAAACAAGTATTCTGAATACAATAGATAAGATtggttaaaaatagaaatagtatctaaTAACTTTTTCAACGGCTTCAGCTTAGCAGtcaatgttttaaataaatataaataaattactcgAGATGCTTTATATGctgttttaataaaacaatctaCACATcattgtatataaaataaacaaagatcAGTCTCCCCCGATTTGAAACCAATATCTGAGAGTTAACTAACATATGCCAGTTATTCTTTCAAATATTGAAAGTAAGTAAATTATTCTTTAGTAAAGGTGAACGTTAAGATGTGAAAAATGGCCTTTCTTAAAGCAGGAAATTTAAAACTGATGTCTTTACATAACATACctaatgtatttattattgtattcgGCATAAACTTGTAAAGAaacaatatttatgtaataaatatttttttcatgtattattaaattgaacatatttaattatatcggACTTTATTTTCAGTGATGTTATTTAAGATCTGgatttttatttaccaattttattatataactttttataGGAATGTGTACAAGATactttgatatttgatacaagcattatacattttaatgtaacaattttataaatgtataaaaggtacagatttaaaaaaatactaaaatatgttaaaaacattattatattacaataaagcttcaaaataaattgcataaaaacATAATGCTGTTACAATAAATACTGCTTTGTAAATGTTTTATAGAAATCTGTGATCTTTTTTTACCAGTCTATAAAAGATTAAATTTGATACCAATGACAATGTGTGCAGTAAGCTTTACGTAATGCAATACATTTCATTATTCATaacttttgtattttcattCCAATTTAGTTTATGTTCAATGTAGAAATGTTTGCTATTTATGCTAATTTAGGCTCAGGACCAACACCTCCTGCAAGTTTATAAACTAATAATGCGACATCTATAGTTAATTGCTTAAGTTCATTTTCATCTTCACATTCTGCGTATACTCTTACTACATCTTCGGTTCCCGACGGtctaaaaatacaaattgtttCCATTTAATATACTGTCTACGATGCACAGTCTGAGAACTATTGCaatagataataaaaataattacctaACAAAAGATCGACCTTTACTGTATCGCGATACAACCTTATCAATTTTCTCTTGCAATCCCGCAGGTGTTACACATCGTCTTCCTGCGTCAGCTGTTGTTATAGTATTCTTATCAGCAATTTTTACCTTTAATTGTCTATTCGGCAAGTCTTTGTAACTTCCTTCCCAATCTATAATACTCCATCCTTTTGCATGTAAAATTGTTTCTACTAGTAACATGTCGCTAAAGGCGTCGCCCACTGTTTGATTTATTACATCAATTATATTCATTAGCTTAGAAGCAGCTGATTTTTCAGTCGCAGACAGTCTACAAAATTATAGTGTATTAATGTTGACTACCACAATTtcttttgcaatttattattgcaatgtattaaatattttgatactCTGTTTCATACAATAGACTTAGATAAAACATACTGTGGATTTGTAGTAGCATTTTTAATTGCCTGAATCACAGTATCTTTAAAAAGCACTGTTCCATGACCATTAGCTTCAAAATATACTCCTATATCAAATTCTAATGCTTTCTTGTGTAGATGTTTGATGCCAGTTGATACACACTCAACGGGTATTtgctaaaataaataacaatttatgatAATATTTATCGACGACgatgtttaaaaaattcacgTACCAGTACATTGGAAATATAATTGGTGGAACCACCATTGGCATATGCTGTTTGTATTAAGCCAAGTTGAAATGACAAGTTACTTTCTTGCAAAAGTTCTTTAAAATATTGTGCAATAAGTGTTGCTATTCTATCCCCATCCATCATATGAAATTTATTGTTTTCATccaaatagaaataaattattctatCTGCATCACCATCTACAGATACACACCTATCATTTGTTTTCACAGGAAAATTGGCTGGTGGTGCTTGTTGTACTTTAACATAATCAGCACCACACtaaaatgaattatttgaaattattcaaagtaacttaaatattaatatgaataGCTAATATTATACCATGTGATTTAATTCTCCATTTCCATCattgtgtatattaattttaagtgCCATTCCCAGATTACTTTGGAATTCTTTTGCAGCAATAGCACCAACACCATTGGCAGCATCTAATGACAATTCAGCAACATACTGCTGATTGTTAATCTCACTTTGTCTTATGCGTTTAAAGGCTTCTGTCAATTTTACATAGTAACCACTTATTGTAGGATCACCATAGCTACCATTAGTATTTATACATACAACAAGATAATGCAACTGAGGAGTTGTTACTATTccaaaattatttacagttcCATTCAAGGCTTCAATGCCTGCAATAGCAGCCTGTAATAATGAAGAACCACTTTCCCTAGTATCTCTACCAGTTATTACAGTTGCATTTATAGACATATCAACATTCTGTTCTTGTAAAATTTTCTGTACTGTGGAAGATAGTTCTGAATCATCAACATTAGCCAAAGTGGTAGCTATTTGTTCCCAAGATGCTTCTAACATTTCACCAGCTGGATCTATAAGCTTTACACCATTATCGGATTCAATGTTGTGACTTGCAGTAATCATTAGACCAATTGCagctataaaaaaattttgtattagatattaaaaaatatatacaacaataatattatataattttacattttaatttacctTTTTTAACTTTAGACCTCAGCACTGCCAGAAGTCCCATTCTATACATAACATGTTCCAGAAGATTTGCCctaaagtaaaattataatgaagCAATAAATGgtaatataaatgatatttatataattattcatGAAAGATAAAATTTAGTTGAatgtagaaaaaataaatacatgattgaataaatatagtaaagttattaataaataaatgattgtTCGatactaatataataatatttttaatgtttgttTTCTTAATAAAACGTGGGAATAAAACTTACTTTGTTCTAAAACCGGCAGTTccatattgtataaaattgctGTGTtgctttgtatattttgtagtaGCAATGTTATTTAATTGTGAAGATTCCATTGTTTATTATCTGTTTGTTAATGAAATGTAGAATTTAATTTCACGCTCAATAATACCTGTTACATTCACCATATGGAACTAATATCACaaagtgaaagtgaaattgtatttttagaAACACGTGCTACAATGAAATGTCATGTAATTTTTGAGAACACCATCCTGttgtcatttttttttaaatttattcattgtAAAATGTCATAATTAAAGTTTATCGTTTACAAATAAAAGTCACGATAATATTACTTAACCTTACTTACAAAGTTCCTTGATAATTTCTTTATTggtgaaaatatattatttcttgttacaaaattgtttattataacAGTTCATTAAACTAtaatgtttgttgcaatgtgtataacaatttatattataaaattgatcttCAATATATCACACCATTAATACAATGTTACTTTTATCAGATTGCAATATTTACATAAAGTTTATCTTCTGactttatcaaataaaaaacattgaatttttaatttgttaaagaaAATGAAGTACAGTGAGCATAACATTGTTCTAAGACTCATTCAAggtattcttattattaaacaaacatataattatttattcatacaaatttattaaaaataaaacaagccacattaaaaaaaagaataaaatcaaCAATATATTccagaacaaaaataaataacataaaactTTAAAAACTTTGTGCTACTTATACATTTAGTAGACAATATTCAATGCCTTGACATAATgacaaaagtaaaaaaaaactaTACTCATATGACTGCAGCACTACCAATAAAACACAGATATCTCAACTTTCATCGCTATCACATGCAATTTTTTCTAGTACCTCATctcgttttaattttatttctgaactttcattatttatttcagaAGAGTATTccgaacaattattattatcttcttTAAAACTTCCAATACTTATTTCACGtttaatactattattatttaattgtgtATCTGTACcagtttcaatttttgtttcatcatattttatacattttcttatTTCATAACCAATAGCTGCACTAAGGGGTGGTGGGACTGCATTTCCAACTTGACGATGTTTATCAAGTATACTGCCATAAAAACGAAAAGAATCAGGAAATCCTTGTGATCTGGCACATTCTCGTACACTAACCACTCGTGTTTCTACTGGATGTAATACGCGCCCCTAGGAGattgaataaattttgtatattagcttcaattagtaattaaaattatttccttcGTACCTGTTTTCCCATCGGTTCTGGATTTGTAATAGTTGTACTAAAGAATCCATCCCATTCTAATCTTCCATACAAACCCGACCAATGATTGTGACGATTTCCGGTGTGCGGTAAACACCATGGAATTAAAGTATTAAACTGTCTATCTGTAGGATCACACGGTTTCCCATTACAACAACTACACACTCCACGGTATGCTCCTGTAGAACTTTTCCCAGCCTTTTTATCATCATACGGATATTCCCTTGAATAAAAATCAGCTGTTGTTGTAACCCTAGTATAACTGAAGAGATTCATGTGTAGgcatacatacaattttttagaGTAAGTGCCATCGCTTAATCGGATGGTAATATTTGGCAAATCACGCCAATCTGAACCGCTAGCTATTGGGATATGAGCCATTCTACCTTCTACTAAAGGTGCCATTTCCTTACATATATGATCTCTCAACACAGGTTGATACTGTTTACCTCTcatctgaaaataaaataatacatcaaAGAATTGCTTCttcatatatttattgaatttaattacTTTTCTTTGGAAATGTGATAGTGGTTCACTATTGTATGGCATTTCTTCTTTGTTCCATCCGTTTTTAATTTCTGGCAAATCAAACATTGCATCTTTCACGGTAATCGTTCTATATGGGGCAGAATCTATCCAGCTACAATTTGAACTATACTGAAATATTATGGAATCgttataacaatttatttaaacgtcataaatatattttataaaatatgataaaatcATTTACCTTCTTATTATCTACTAGTACACTTAACTGGCAGGCACGTTTACTGAATACATGCGTAGGTTCTGGATATTTTGGAAGTGTTTGCCCAGGTGCAGCAGCCAGAATTACCATTCTGTAtgatacagtaaaataaaatgaagtaaaaCTGTAATTCTAATGGGAATAAAAACGAACCTTCTTCTAGTTTGAGGTACACCATAGTTTCCAGCTTGAAGAATACCAAATGTACATTGGTAACCCATACGTACTAGACATCTCAATGTCAATTTCAAAACCATACTTTTTTTGAAAGATACAAAATTTCTGACATTTTCCATGATAAAAAACTTAGGCCTATAGTAATCACAATATGACAAATAAGAAACAACTAGCGAGTTTTTGAATAAAGAATACTGTCGTGAATTGAAGCGATTCATGCCACTGAAACCCTGACACGGTGGACCACCACATAACAATTCCACTTGACCTTTTTGAGGAAGCTTTTGACCAATTTCGTTAGTTGCATCGCCCTGAGAAATACACGAATTTAGTATATAATAACAAACATATTCTACTAATACTATGAATGAAGAAATTACACTAACATTCATAACTTTTTGCAGCAATATATTACAGTCTTCCGTAAATACTGTTGCGTTAGGATAATTTAAACGATATGCATACGCAGCTGGTTCTTCCTTTTCTATGGCCCAAAGATTTTCAGCTATGTCAGCTTGATGTAAACCTTCAGATAATCCTTTGAAACaatgttaatttataattttaagaaaaagagTATTGACAAcacgtaaaaaataaaaactaaaattatagCTACATACCACCACAACCAGCAAACACAtctaatgtttttaattttctcgaTATAGGCTTATACTCAATTGGTTGATTAGCGAAtatctttttcttattttcctcGGTTTTTTTACCTTTGAGCTTTAAGTTACCCTTACTTTTACCAGATTTACCAATACTGATAGCATGATATGGTGGTTCATcaaatgatttttcttgtacgtTATAAGcctcattaaaataaaatcgatTTGGTCCAGAAGCAGTCCATTCTTCAATAGATTCATTTAAATTCTCAGAATAAGTAAGATAACATTTGCCAACGACTTCGGTGAATTTAATTGTACATActagaaaattatatttcataacatatatgtacatatattattacaaatttatataaaaatctataataTACCTTCATCGCTCCAATACACCATATTTAAGTCTGCTTGTTCCATTAATGAAATATCTCTGTGTGTGTTTTCTGGTCTATATAACTTgtttactttaatattaatatccatAGGTGAGactatcatatcatttgtattaGCATATATTGCATTTATATACCCTAAACAGAAGGGTTTAGGAGTGTCTAAATTTGAACCTTTTACATGATCAGAAGACTTCCTATAAAATTCTGGATACATGTCTTCatcaacatttttcttttttgccTTTGATGTGTCTTGATACGCAATTTTATACTTAAATTTATAAGCTTCCGGTTGTAAAAATACAGCTGTACCCACTCTGTATTCTTCTCCTTTATACTTTACTACCCCATAAATAACTTCTTTGCTACTTTTTTCTTCTATTAATTCGTACACCttaaaatacagaaaatgttgatcattattaatttagaattattattttaaaatttaccttTGGCATATTAAACTGCTGCAGTGCTCTTAAACGAGTACAAGCAGGACAAAAGCGGTGAATATACTCTTTGCGAAGACATTCTGGATCCGGTGAAGGATCTTCAAATCTGGCTGTTTCAGGCGTATAACGTTTTTGATAAAAGAATGTTTTACCGTCTACATCTTTTATTTCATCTTCAAGACTTAAGTTTGTATTACCTGTAACATATTAACTATAAgttataacaaattatttcttTACATGTTTATAcgttattaataaattgttaccTATCTCATCCCAATTTTCTGGCGTCTTTTTAAAATGAACAGTACATTTTGACTTAACAGATTTAAAAGGGACATCATCACAATCATCACTCAAAAATAATTCTATAGGGTCTGATGTTTCCCCAAGGATAGTATCAGTTCCTCTGTGAAACCAATTTGCATGAAATTGTTTCAGACCATTTTTGGTCTCCCACATGTATATAATTTTAGCAACATGCAATGGTATTGCTGGATTCCTTGGTTCTACGAGGACATAATCATTTATTTCTATTCTCTCATCGCCCACCATAACAGATTTATAGAACGTTTTTTGATTATCGGCAGCAATTTTATCTTCCACCCATGTAACGTCTTTCTTAAACTCTTTAAAATCTTTTTTCGTATGTTctagttcttcaattttcttgTTTTCCATTAAAGCTTCATATTCATCGTCATTTTCTAGATCAGAATCATCTGCTTCTTGAATAGCCATGTTTGGACACTTTCTTTTAATGCAAGCTTGCTTGCCTCTTCCTGTTCCTCCAAACTTGATCATATCTTTACAGTGACTACAAAGTCCGCAATCCGGTTGCTGACAATTTTCACATATCCCACATCTTTGTCTTTTGGGTCCCATTGATACTTTATCATCATGTTTACTCAACTGATcagcaaaaatattttcgaacaTATTGCTAACTAATTGGGTTGTTGTTGCTTTTGTCCACATGggtttcttaattttctgaTCACGTCGCTGTGTTCGCCGAAGAGCTGCTTTTTTTCCTAATGTAACACCTGCGAGATTTGCTAGTGCACGCATACAAGGAGTTGTAATAAGGAGAGTTTCATTGGAACTGGCAGAATTATCAAATGATAATACTTGATCGCATATAAACTGTGCATGTCGCAACAAAGAATCCTCCGTGAATTTTGTCAAGCCTTTAGGTGGTACAATAGTCTgcaaaaattcatattattataaaatgaaacattatGACCATAAGAACTTTAAGTAGAGCTCTTAAATTACTTGAAGTCTATTCAGTAAATCTTCATAGCTGGGACTAATTTCATCTAATAGAAATTCAATAACTAATTTACTCATGTAAATTTTTTCTTTAACCACATCCATGAAAGGAGCATATGCTTCAGATGGCTCCATTAAAATGTATTCACCAAATGCGGTATTAAAACCTATAAGAGCTAGTTCTCCTCCATCGAAACCAGACACATACCACTCATTTATTGGACCCATATCTTTGGTTGGTAC
Above is a genomic segment from Megachile rotundata isolate GNS110a chromosome 15, iyMegRotu1, whole genome shotgun sequence containing:
- the nst gene encoding phosphoglucomutase 3-like protein nst codes for the protein MESSQLNNIATTKYTKQHSNFIQYGTAGFRTKANLLEHVMYRMGLLAVLRSKVKKAAIGLMITASHNIESDNGVKLIDPAGEMLEASWEQIATTLANVDDSELSSTVQKILQEQNVDMSINATVITGRDTRESGSSLLQAAIAGIEALNGTVNNFGIVTTPQLHYLVVCINTNGSYGDPTISGYYVKLTEAFKRIRQSEINNQQYVAELSLDAANGVGAIAAKEFQSNLGMALKINIHNDGNGELNHMCGADYVKVQQAPPANFPVKTNDRCVSVDGDADRIIYFYLDENNKFHMMDGDRIATLIAQYFKELLQESNLSFQLGLIQTAYANGGSTNYISNVLQIPVECVSTGIKHLHKKALEFDIGVYFEANGHGTVLFKDTVIQAIKNATTNPQLSATEKSAASKLMNIIDVINQTVGDAFSDMLLVETILHAKGWSIIDWEGSYKDLPNRQLKVKIADKNTITTADAGRRCVTPAGLQEKIDKVVSRYSKGRSFVRPSGTEDVVRVYAECEDENELKQLTIDVALLVYKLAGGVGPEPKLA
- the Dnmt1a gene encoding DNA methyltransferase 1a isoform X2; translation: MKPSTSKPSKHGLSIIDMFSKQIAKRKRANADSDNEDMNKDDLLITSEQTKENNNPQINQQFPNEHHEKKIKTEDNIIVSKSQIRRPNIFPGKCEYCRQKLNDEIRFYPGHPNGAVDEEIALIDPKLCLFNGNESFIHESDEHPQNKLTYFSVYDKNGHLCPFDTGLIEKNVLLYFSGYMKAIYEEDSSPEGGVPTKDMGPINEWYVSGFDGGELALIGFNTAFGEYILMEPSEAYAPFMDVVKEKIYMSKLVIEFLLDEISPSYEDLLNRLQTIVPPKGLTKFTEDSLLRHAQFICDQVLSFDNSASSNETLLITTPCMRALANLAGVTLGKKAALRRTQRRDQKIKKPMWTKATTTQLVSNMFENIFADQLSKHDDKVSMGPKRQRCGICENCQQPDCGLCSHCKDMIKFGGTGRGKQACIKRKCPNMAIQEADDSDLENDDEYEALMENKKIEELEHTKKDFKEFKKDVTWVEDKIAADNQKTFYKSVMVGDERIEINDYVLVEPRNPAIPLHVAKIIYMWETKNGLKQFHANWFHRGTDTILGETSDPIELFLSDDCDDVPFKSVKSKCTVHFKKTPENWDEIGNTNLSLEDEIKDVDGKTFFYQKRYTPETARFEDPSPDPECLRKEYIHRFCPACTRLRALQQFNMPKVYELIEEKSSKEVIYGVVKYKGEEYRVGTAVFLQPEAYKFKYKIAYQDTSKAKKKNVDEDMYPEFYRKSSDHVKGSNLDTPKPFCLGYINAIYANTNDMIVSPMDINIKVNKLYRPENTHRDISLMEQADLNMVYWSDEVCTIKFTEVVGKCYLTYSENLNESIEEWTASGPNRFYFNEAYNVQEKSFDEPPYHAISIGKSGKSKGNLKLKGKKTEENKKKIFANQPIEYKPISRKLKTLDVFAGCGGLSEGLHQADIAENLWAIEKEEPAAYAYRLNYPNATVFTEDCNILLQKVMNGDATNEIGQKLPQKGQVELLCGGPPCQGFSGMNRFNSRQYSLFKNSLVVSYLSYCDYYRPKFFIMENVRNFVSFKKSMVLKLTLRCLVRMGYQCTFGILQAGNYGVPQTRRRMVILAAAPGQTLPKYPEPTHVFSKRACQLSVLVDNKKYSSNCSWIDSAPYRTITVKDAMFDLPEIKNGWNKEEMPYNSEPLSHFQRKMRGKQYQPVLRDHICKEMAPLVEGRMAHIPIASGSDWRDLPNITIRLSDGTYSKKLEYPYDDKKAGKSSTGAYRGVCSCCNGKPCDPTDRQFNTLIPWCLPHTGNRHNHWSGLYGRLEWDGFFSTTITNPEPMGKQGRVLHPVETRVVSVRECARSQGFPDSFRFYGSILDKHRQVGNAVPPPLSAAIGYEIRKCIKYDETKIETGTDTQLNNNSIKREISIGSFKEDNNNCSEYSSEINNESSEIKLKRDEVLEKIACDSDES
- the Dnmt1a gene encoding DNA methyltransferase 1a isoform X1, translating into MKPSTSKPSKHGLSIIDMFSKQIAKRKRANADSDNEDMNKDDLLITSEQTKENNNPQINQQFPNEHHEKKIKTEDNIIVSKSQIRRPNIFPGKCEYCRQKLNDEIRFYPGHPNGAVDEEIALIDPKLCLFNGNESFIHESDEHPQNKLTYFSVYDKNGHLCPFDTGLIEKNVLLYFSGYMKAIYEEDSSPEGGVPTKDMGPINEWYVSGFDGGELALIGFNTAFGEYILMEPSEAYAPFMDVVKEKIYMSKLVIEFLLDEISPSYEDLLNRLQTIVPPKGLTKFTEDSLLRHAQFICDQVLSFDNSASSNETLLITTPCMRALANLAGVTLGKKAALRRTQRRDQKIKKPMWTKATTTQLVSNMFENIFADQLSKHDDKVSMGPKRQRCGICENCQQPDCGLCSHCKDMIKFGGTGRGKQACIKRKCPNMAIQEADDSDLENDDEYEALMENKKIEELEHTKKDFKEFKKDVTWVEDKIAADNQKTFYKSVMVGDERIEINDYVLVEPRNPAIPLHVAKIIYMWETKNGLKQFHANWFHRGTDTILGETSDPIELFLSDDCDDVPFKSVKSKCTVHFKKTPENWDEIGNTNLSLEDEIKDVDGKTFFYQKRYTPETARFEDPSPDPECLRKEYIHRFCPACTRLRALQQFNMPKVYELIEEKSSKEVIYGVVKYKGEEYRVGTAVFLQPEAYKFKYKIAYQDTSKAKKKNVDEDMYPEFYRKSSDHVKGSNLDTPKPFCLGYINAIYANTNDMIVSPMDINIKVNKLYRPENTHRDISLMEQADLNMVYWSDEVCTIKFTEVVGKCYLTYSENLNESIEEWTASGPNRFYFNEAYNVQEKSFDEPPYHAISIGKSGKSKGNLKLKGKKTEENKKKIFANQPIEYKPISRKLKTLDVFAGCGGLSEGLHQADIAENLWAIEKEEPAAYAYRLNYPNATVFTEDCNILLQKVMNGDATNEIGQKLPQKGQVELLCGGPPCQGFSGMNRFNSRQYSLFKNSLVVSYLSYCDYYRPKFFIMENVRNFVSFKKSMVLKLTLRCLVRMGYQCTFGILQAGNYGVPQTRRRMVILAAAPGQTLPKYPEPTHVFSKRACQLSVLVDNKKYSSNCSWIDSAPYRTITVKDAMFDLPEIKNGWNKEEMPYNSEPLSHFQRKVIKFNKYMKKQFFDVLFYFQMRGKQYQPVLRDHICKEMAPLVEGRMAHIPIASGSDWRDLPNITIRLSDGTYSKKLEYPYDDKKAGKSSTGAYRGVCSCCNGKPCDPTDRQFNTLIPWCLPHTGNRHNHWSGLYGRLEWDGFFSTTITNPEPMGKQGRVLHPVETRVVSVRECARSQGFPDSFRFYGSILDKHRQVGNAVPPPLSAAIGYEIRKCIKYDETKIETGTDTQLNNNSIKREISIGSFKEDNNNCSEYSSEINNESSEIKLKRDEVLEKIACDSDES